In Pseudomonadota bacterium, the DNA window ACCGGAAGTAGTCAATGTCTTTATAACCATATGCCATCCGTTTCAGTCGTTTGATCTTGTTGTTGAACCCCTCGGAGATAGCAGAGCTTACTTTCTTCTTAAACCAGTTGAGGATATACTGCATCTTGTCAGTAAAGCTATTCGCCAGTGCTATAAATGATTCCATGGTGCTGGAGGCTGCTTCTTGAATCCAGTTGTGCAATACTGTTCTCGCCTCGGCTTCATCCTTACAGGAATAGACTGTTAAAAAGCTCTCTTTCAATAACATGGCCCTGTATATAGGTTCATTCAGCTCACATAATTGGGTGAGGTATGAAGTCTGTCGGGCAGTGAGATTCCCTTTTTTCTTAAACAGGATAAACCGTTGCTTACAGTTGATGAGTTCTACCAACTCATCATCCTTCTCTATCCTGGCCTTCCGTAATTCGTGTTTCCTCACTGCATCAACGGCATTATTCAGTTTTTGCATGACATGGAACTTATCATAGACAATAAGGGCGTTTACCGCATAGTGGATGCTGGAACTTATATAATGTCGTGCTCCATCTAATGCCACTGATTCTATCTTTGTGCAGTTATCTTCCCCTATACCCTGGAAGTATTTATTTAATACCTCTGATTTCCTCCCCTTTTCATTCCATATGAGAAGCTTCCTGTCCGTATCAATGACGTTGGTGAGATAGCGGTGATACTTTTGATAGCTTACTTCGTCTACACTGATATGGATAGCGGCAGGAGGTGGAGAGAGTATATCTTTTGCCTTTTCTTCCAGGATTTCTTTATCTATTCTATAGACTGCTTCATCATTTAAACCTAAGAACCAGCCTGCTTCCTGATTAGTAGTAATTGCAGTGAGTCTGCTTACATGCTCAGCGAATCTTTTTGTCACCCGTCCCCATTTCTTGAGCCATGGTATTTCCTCTGTATGGATTTTCCCATCATGGGGGCA includes these proteins:
- a CDS encoding ISL3 family transposase, which translates into the protein MTGYHSSQWTKVEDLPISGKRVYLHIWKRRYRCPHDGKIHTEEIPWLKKWGRVTKRFAEHVSRLTAITTNQEAGWFLGLNDEAVYRIDKEILEEKAKDILSPPPAAIHISVDEVSYQKYHRYLTNVIDTDRKLLIWNEKGRKSEVLNKYFQGIGEDNCTKIESVALDGARHYISSSIHYAVNALIVYDKFHVMQKLNNAVDAVRKHELRKARIEKDDELVELINCKQRFILFKKKGNLTARQTSYLTQLCELNEPIYRAMLLKESFLTVYSCKDEAEARTVLHNWIQEAASSTMESFIALANSFTDKMQYILNWFKKKVSSAISEGFNNKIKRLKRMAYGYKDIDYFRLKIHQHCGLLNPRLNPINAT